Genomic window (Tardiphaga sp. vice304):
TGGCTTGGGCGCTGCACAGCGGCATCTTCTATTACGGCGTGCGCAAGCTGATCTACGAAGCGCCGGTTCTCGAAGACAAGAACGAGGTGATCTCAGTCACCTTGAACGTGTTCCTGCTGGGGATCGGCCGGCTGTTCGGCACCGACATCGGAGAGGTGCCGTCGCGCAAGCCGTTGCTACGCGCCGCGTCAGTACAGCGCAAGAGCGCCGCACGGGCCTGACGGCTTCCGCCATCAGGCCCGAACAGTCCTACAGTCCCAGAATGCGCTTGGCATTGCCGCCGGCAAGCTGCGCCAGCGTGGTCTCGTCCATCCCGTTGACGCCAGCGATGTGGCCGATCGGGTTGTACTCGGCCATGTCGAACGGATAGTCGGTGCCCATTACGATGCGGTCGGGTCCGAACAGGTCGAGCATGTAGGCGAGCTGGTGATAGCTGAACACGACGGTGTCGAGATAGACCTGCCGCAGGTAGGTGGTCGGCGGCAGCGGCAGGTTGCCGTGCGAATCCTGGCGCGCGCCCCAGGCGTGATCGATGCGGCCGGAATAGCCCGGCAGATAGCCGCCGCCGTGCACGGCCATCAGCTTCAGTTCCGGGAAGCGCGCCAGCGTGCCGGAGAAGATCAGGTTATGCAGCGCCAGCGTGGTTTCCAGGGGGTTGCCGAGCACGTTGTTGAAGTAGAAGTGCGTCAGCCGGTCGCCATGCGTGAAGCCGTTGGGATGCATCATGATGAAGGCGCCGAGCTCTTCCGCCTTGGCGAAGAACGGACGGAACTTGGGATCCGACAATTCCTGGCCGTCGACGTTGGTCAGGATCTCGACACCCTTGAGCTTGAGATGGTTCATGATGTAGTCGAGTTCGCGCACCGCGATCTCGGGCTCCTGAAGTGTCACCACGCCGAGGCCGACGAAACGGTCCGGGCGCCGCGCGCAATATTCGGCGACGCCGTCATTGGCCATGCGGTGCGCGGCTTCCGCGATCTTGGCATCGACCGAGTAGTAGCACTGGCCGGGCGCGGGGGCGACGACCTGGATGTCGATGCCCATCCGGTCGAGATCGAACAGGCGCTGGTCGATCGTCGTCATGACATTGGCGATGTCCTTGTCCTGCAGCGCGTTGATCTCGCGGGTCGCTTCGTCCGAGAAGTGCGCTAGAGGAATGCGGCTCATGTCGACATGCGGCTGCGCATGCGCGGAGGCCTGCGGCACCACGATGTGGGCGTGGATGTCCACGGTGAGCGATTGCGGTCGCCGCGCGCGGCCGTCGGCGTCATGGATACGGGCGGCGGTTCGGCCGTAACGGTTTTTCTTGTCAATCATGGTGTACACTCATGTTGCGGAGACGGGGCTTCAGATGGTTACGATACGGCCGCTAGCGGCGGAACGTTTGATGGCTTCGAACGTGCGCACGTTCGCCAGCATTTCGTGATGCGGCACCGGATAGGGCGTGCCGCCGAGCGCGGCACGACCGAACGCCTCGATGTTGTCGCGCACC
Coding sequences:
- a CDS encoding amidohydrolase family protein, which encodes MIDKKNRYGRTAARIHDADGRARRPQSLTVDIHAHIVVPQASAHAQPHVDMSRIPLAHFSDEATREINALQDKDIANVMTTIDQRLFDLDRMGIDIQVVAPAPGQCYYSVDAKIAEAAHRMANDGVAEYCARRPDRFVGLGVVTLQEPEIAVRELDYIMNHLKLKGVEILTNVDGQELSDPKFRPFFAKAEELGAFIMMHPNGFTHGDRLTHFYFNNVLGNPLETTLALHNLIFSGTLARFPELKLMAVHGGGYLPGYSGRIDHAWGARQDSHGNLPLPPTTYLRQVYLDTVVFSYHQLAYMLDLFGPDRIVMGTDYPFDMAEYNPIGHIAGVNGMDETTLAQLAGGNAKRILGL